TTAAAAGTAagcacaggctgggtgtggtggctcacgccagcactctggaggctgaggctggaggatcgcttgaggtcaggagtttgataccagtcggagcaagagctagaccctgtctctgctaaaaatagaaaaaattagctgggcatggtgacgtgcacctgtagtcccagctacttgggaggctgaagcatgaggatcgcttgagcccaggagtttgaggttgcaatgaggtaggatgatgccactgcaccctagctggggcaatagagcgagattctgtctcaaaaaaaaaaaaaaagaaagaaagaaagaaaaccattatGCTTTGGCATGCAGCAAAAGCACTTTATCCAGAAATTGTGAGGTTGggtattttggatatttttgtgtgtgtttatctgaTATCTCAAACTGATGAGTGCAACCTAAGTGAAATATACCAGAAGGTTGTGACAACATGTGTCTTCCTAGATTGTTTTGTAACATGGGACTTCACTGTCTGTGTGAGAGgctattaaatgtatttaatgtatcattttttaaaggttCTAATTTTGACTGACAGTCAGTGGGCATTGAGAAACTACAATGATTTTAAGTGTTGATTTAGAAGTTTTCCAGTGGATAGTTGAATTCCTAAAGAAAGGCCATTTCACCTCCATACTATACTGATTTTTTTAGGTAGGTTTcagatttttgatattttaatatctagTATTTAAGATAGTTAAGACAGTaacaattttcaaaattgaaGAGAATCTATGCTAGAAACCTCTTTCTTGCTTGCCCCCCACTACCTAGTTCTCCGTCAACCACTGCTAGCCAGTTTGTGTCCTGCCAGAGACAttctgtgctgctataagcaagtagtgtgtgcatatgcatgtgtgtttgtgtgtgagtatGCACTGTCCAGGGAAACTCACACATACAGATATTACACatatctttttcactttttggtatataaactatgaacttttttcactttttgctgAAATAGGATCTCCCTGTGTTTCCCAGGTTGGACtcgaactcctagactcaagtgatcctcctgcctcagcctcctgagtagctatttttagtagagatggggtctcactgtcactcagggtggtcttgaactcctgatctcaagcagtccacccacctcagcctcccacagtgctaggattacaagcgtgagccaccatgcccagccctctctttgacttttaataattttggagATTATTTCATACCGGTTCCTAAACACTTTTATGGATGTCATCCATTGGGTGTATCATATTTAATCAGTTACCTCCTTACTGCACGCTTATTCTTGCACATGTACTTTATACGTTACTGCATATGAATATACCTGCAGGGTTACTTTCTAACAGtagaaatgttggtcaaagggtatatgCATTAGTAATTTTGATAGATAGTTGTAACAATTTCCCACCAGCTACAGTTTGAAAGTaatgtagttcttttttttctttgagagacattctgttgccctgactagagagcagtggtatcatcatagctcactgcaacctcaggaTCCTGGGCTTAAGACACCCTCCGggcccagcctcctgagtagctgggactacaggcgcctgcTACCACCTGctgctaacttttctatttttttgtagagacaggatcttattcttgctgaggctggtcttgaactcctggcctcaagcagtcctcccatgctggcctcccagagtggtaggattactgCGTCTGGCTGTAATGTAGTATTTTTTAGATCAAAGGGAATTTGTGCTTAGGTAAACTGTCTACACAAGGGAGATGTCTAAAGACCagataacagagaaaaaaattattgggcCAGGATCCTGGCATTCCCACTACCAATTTAGGAGGAACTGAGCAAGCTGTGAGTGAATGGATGTCAGGAGAAGAATGAAAGTAAGGATAAAGAGAAGAGGTGGATGATGTTGAGTTATGGGAGAAGGTAGTAGGAAACTGATGCTTATTTAGGGTTCACTGTGGGATTTGATTCTGCCCACGTGACAGAAGAAACTACGACTTAAGGGAAACTtgtgtgtgttttgaaatttGGGATTAATTTGTTCTGTTGGTCCTGGAAGGACGGGCAGGGCTTGGATTTCCAGAGCTGGCTTTGGTTTCCACAGTGGAAAGGGGTCAAAAGATCAGTGAGCAGATTGTCATCGGCACCCCTGGGACCGTGCTGGACTGGTGCTCCAAGCTCAAGTTCATCGACCCCAAGAAGATCAAGGTGTTTGTTCTGGATGAGGCCGACGTGATGATAGCTACTCAGGGCCACCAGGATCAGAGCATCCGCATCCAGAGGTAGGAATCCCGAGCAGGGAGGAACTCCCTCCCGATGTGGGGCATCTTCTGCCTTTGCTCCCTTTAATACGCCCCCTTCTCGCCTCTGTCGAGTTCTTCAGTCTCGTACTTTCTGCAGCATTAGTTTGCTGGGCCATTTCCATGTTGGCACTGACCATACGCCCTCCCAGCCTGGCTCGAGGGAGGAGACCTGAGGactctcccccagccctgtgcccgCCCAGGtctgctgctcctcctccccgagaggctccttcctggggacccaGACCACCCAGGCTGGGGCGGCCGTGCACCTGCTCGGTCTGCCGAAAACCGCAGGGTGGTGCCAGATGCCCGGGCCTTACCTTGCAGGATGCTGCCCAGGAACTGCCAGATGCTGCTATTCTCTGCCACCTTTGAAGACTCTGTGTGGAAGTTTGCCCAGAAAGTGGTCCCGGACCCAAACGTTATCAAACTGAAGCGTGAGGAGGAGACCCTGGACACCATCAAGCAGTACTATGTCCTGTGCAATAGCAGAGACGAGAAGTTCCAGGCCTTGTGCAACCTCTACGGGGCCATCACGATTGCTCAAGCCATGATCTTCTGCCATGTGAgtagctgcagcagcagcaggaggcctGCTGGGgttgctcccccctccccccaattcccactgggtgagagagagagagagaagggaaatagtGTGTAAAGATGTAAGAGAGGTTCTTTAGTGGTGGTAATTGTATCCTGAGGGATACAGAGCCTAAATATCAAGCCCCCCTGAACTTTGTACCTTATTTGTAGATGATATATTATTGGAAAACTCAAGAGTCAAGTGATAtttgtaggaaaaataaattcaacaagaTGGTTAGTCACAAAATTAGCATATGTAGTCTTCCAATGTCAAACAGCAAAtacttagaaaatggaaaaatagatcCCACTTATAATTCAAAAACTAGGAATATTTAAGATCTGTgatgaaaacttcaaaatattaggggatgtaaataaaagaaatcatactgTGTTAGTAGAAGACTTATTACTGTGATTAAAAATCACAGGGGTTTTTATACAGTAGCAGTTGCCCTCACAACTTCAGATTCAAGATTTCAAACCTGCAGAAAAGGGATAAAATGAACATTCTTACCTGTTCAGCTATTGTCCACATTAGCCAAACTTGCACTATCCCTGTGCTTGCTCGTATTTCTGTCTGTACTTTCTGCTGaatcattttaaagtttgttGTAGACCCCATGGCTGTTCCCCCTTAAGTACTTTCTAAGAATGAGATAATCTTACATAATGACAATATATAGTATTATCTCAAGTACGGTCCATACTCTCCACGTGTGCCAAAAATACTCTTTATTGcctttcttttaagagatgaggtcttgctgtgttgcccaggctggacttgaccTCCTGGAaggaagtgatcctcccaccacagcctctggagtagctgggaggCCAGGCACCAGCCCAGCTCGTCTTTACTGCCTTCTGCTGTGTTAAGAGCCAATCAGGGATCGCTCCTTGCCTTTAAGGAGTCTTTAGAGACATGACAAGTAATCTATAACAGTTTCCTCCCCCTTATTTTTTTGCGTTTCATAACAGACATCTGAAAGAGTCTAGGCTAGTAGTCTTTTAGGATTTCTCTACTTTTCCCTCCTTGTGATTATTatattcatgttaaatatttttatggtcaaaatatttttgtaagattACAACCCAGGAGACATTGTTACTTCCTGTTGCACTACATCAGGTTAACAATTTAGGAAATTTAACGCTTAACTGCTAAGTTTCAGATAGTTTTCCAGATCAAATATATTCTCTTCAGAtaccttcatttctctctcttccagacCCGCAAAACGGCTAGCTGGCTGGCAGCGGAGCTCTCAAAAGAAGGCCACCAGGTGGCTCTGCTGAGTGGTGAAATGATGGTGGAGCAGAGGGCTGCAGTGATTGAGCGCTTCCGAGAGGGCAAAGAGAAGGTTCTGGTGACCACCAATGTGTGTGCCCGCGGTGAGCAGACAGTGTGTTTTGGTCTGCTAGGCTCAGGGTCCCAGGCCCTGTTCGGGAGAGAAATCCTTGTTTATATAATAGAAATCTGTCTGTGGGAGATTCGTGGGGTTGGTGGTGAGATTTCTTTCTAAGAGAGAGTATTTGGATTTTGTAAGATAAGAACTTACACAGAAGCCAGGAGTCTGCCTTGTGGAAGGAAACGTACGGGCATCTGACTGGTAGAGGATGGAGTCTGCTCTTCCTGGGCACCCAGCTCCAGATACTTGTGCCTACCAGAGGCTTTCTCACTGCTGCCATAATTCACTGCACCTGCCAAGGTTCTGCTCTTGCTCTCTGGATTCTGCTACGTCAGTATTTGTCCTCTCTTGTACCCAGTTCCCAGAGTTGGCATGTCCTAGACTCTCTCTCCACCCAGACTTGATCTGCGTTGACCTACCTGTGGACAATGATGGTTTTTGTCTGCCGTCCTCAGTCCTCTGTGTTTCCCACTCTCCTTCACGCAGGCATCGACGTGGAACAAGTCTCTGTCGTCATCAACTTTGATCTTCCCGTGGACAAGGACGGGAACCCGGACAACGAGACCTACCTGCACCGGATCGGACGCACCGGCCGCTTTGGCAAGAGGGGCCTGGCCGTGAACATGGTGGACAGCAAGCACAGCATGAACATCCTGAACCGGATCCAGGAGCATTTTAGTGAGTCCCTGGGAGGGTCCGCGGCCCAGCACCCTTTCCTGAGGAGCAGGGGTTGGGAAAGGGGCAGGTTTTCCTGTAGCCCCGAGAGAGGCCGTTGTCCCTGAGCACACGCCGCCCCCCCCCCGCACCTTTCCTACTGTATGGAAGTGCTCAGGGAGCACACCCGGAGGGTTCAGGGGCCAGGGACTCAAATGACACTGCCCCCGTGGCTCTGACTGTTGCCGTCAGTGACCGGGGCCCTATTGCCCCTGCTCAGGCACTGGGAGCCTTTGGGGCTACGTGAAGGCTGCTATGGCCCGAGGTGTGGATGTGCCTAGGCAGGGCAGAGACCTGTGtattttttccccccagataAGAAGATAG
The Lemur catta isolate mLemCat1 chromosome 20, mLemCat1.pri, whole genome shotgun sequence DNA segment above includes these coding regions:
- the DDX19A gene encoding ATP-dependent RNA helicase DDX19A isoform X1, with the protein product MATDSWALAVDEQEAAVKSMSSLQIKEEKVKADTNGVVKTSTTTEKTDEEEKEDRAAQSLLNKLIRSNLVDNTNQVEVLQRDPNSPLYSVKSFEELRLKPQLLQGVYAMGFNRPSKIQENALPMMLAEPPQNLIAQSQSGTGKTAAFVLAMLSRVETAERFPQCLCLSPTYELALQTGKVIEQMGKFHPELKLAYAVRGNKLERGQKISEQIVIGTPGTVLDWCSKLKFIDPKKIKVFVLDEADVMIATQGHQDQSIRIQRMLPRNCQMLLFSATFEDSVWKFAQKVVPDPNVIKLKREEETLDTIKQYYVLCNSRDEKFQALCNLYGAITIAQAMIFCHTRKTASWLAAELSKEGHQVALLSGEMMVEQRAAVIERFREGKEKVLVTTNVCARGIDVEQVSVVINFDLPVDKDGNPDNETYLHRIGRTGRFGKRGLAVNMVDSKHSMNILNRIQEHFNKKIERLDTDDLDEIEKIAN
- the DDX19A gene encoding ATP-dependent RNA helicase DDX19A isoform X2, whose protein sequence is MSSLQIKEEKVKADTNGVVKTSTTTEKTDEEEKEDRAAQSLLNKLIRSNLVDNTNQVEVLQRDPNSPLYSVKSFEELRLKPQLLQGVYAMGFNRPSKIQENALPMMLAEPPQNLIAQSQSGTGKTAAFVLAMLSRVETAERFPQCLCLSPTYELALQTGKVIEQMGKFHPELKLAYAVRGNKLERGQKISEQIVIGTPGTVLDWCSKLKFIDPKKIKVFVLDEADVMIATQGHQDQSIRIQRMLPRNCQMLLFSATFEDSVWKFAQKVVPDPNVIKLKREEETLDTIKQYYVLCNSRDEKFQALCNLYGAITIAQAMIFCHTRKTASWLAAELSKEGHQVALLSGEMMVEQRAAVIERFREGKEKVLVTTNVCARGIDVEQVSVVINFDLPVDKDGNPDNETYLHRIGRTGRFGKRGLAVNMVDSKHSMNILNRIQEHFNKKIERLDTDDLDEIEKIAN
- the DDX19A gene encoding ATP-dependent RNA helicase DDX19A isoform X3 codes for the protein MGFNRPSKIQENALPMMLAEPPQNLIAQSQSGTGKTAAFVLAMLSRVETAERFPQCLCLSPTYELALQTGKVIEQMGKFHPELKLAYAVRGNKLERGQKISEQIVIGTPGTVLDWCSKLKFIDPKKIKVFVLDEADVMIATQGHQDQSIRIQRMLPRNCQMLLFSATFEDSVWKFAQKVVPDPNVIKLKREEETLDTIKQYYVLCNSRDEKFQALCNLYGAITIAQAMIFCHTRKTASWLAAELSKEGHQVALLSGEMMVEQRAAVIERFREGKEKVLVTTNVCARGIDVEQVSVVINFDLPVDKDGNPDNETYLHRIGRTGRFGKRGLAVNMVDSKHSMNILNRIQEHFNKKIERLDTDDLDEIEKIAN